The following proteins come from a genomic window of Miscanthus floridulus cultivar M001 chromosome 2, ASM1932011v1, whole genome shotgun sequence:
- the LOC136538142 gene encoding homeotic protein knotted-1-like, whose translation MEEITHHFGVGAGSHSHGHGQHHHHHLPWASSLSAVVAPPQQQPPSAGLPLTLNTVATTGNSSASGNPVLQLANGGNLLDACVKAKEPSSSSPYAGDLEAIKAKIVSHPHYYSLLAAYLECKKVGAPPEVSARLTAMAQELEARQRSALGGLGAATEPELDQFMEAYHEMLVKFREELTRPLQEAMEFMRRVESQLNSLSISGRSLRNILSSGSSEEDQEGSGGETELPEVDVHGVDQELKHHLLKKYSGYLSSLKQELSKKKKKGKLPKEARQQLLSWWDLHYKWPYPSETQKVALAESTGLDLKQINNWFINQRKRHWKPSEEMHHLMMDGYHTTNAFYMDGHFINDGGLYRLG comes from the exons ATGGAGGAGATCACCCACCACTTTGGAGTTGGCGCAGGTAGCCacagccacggccacggccagcaccaccatcaccacctccCGTGGGCATCCTCCCTCAGCGCCGTCGttgcgccgccgcagcagcaaccGCCGAGCGCAGGCCTGCCGCTCACCCTGAACACGGTGGCGACCACTGGGAACAGCAGCGCTAGCGGCAACCCGGTGCTGCAGCTTGCCAACGGCGGCAACCTCCTCGACGCGTGCGTCAAGGCGAAGGAGCCCTCGTCGTCGTCTCCCTACGCAggcgacctcgaggccatcaagGCCAAGATCGTCTCGCACCCACACTACTACTCGCTCCTCGCCGCCTACCTCGAGTGCAAGAAG GTGGGGGCACCACCGGAGGTGTCGGCGAGGCTGACGGCGATGGCGCAGGAGCTGGAGGCGCGGCAGCGCTCGGCGCTCGGCGGCCTGGGCGCTGCGACGGAGCCGGAGCTGGACCAGTTCATG GAGGCGTACCACGAGATGCTGGTGAAGTTCAGGGAGGAGCTGACGAGGCCGCTGCAGGAGGCGATGGAGTTCATGCGAAGGGTGGAGTCGCAGCTCAACTCGCTTTCCATCTCTGGAAGATCGCTGCGCAATATCCTTTCCTCTG GCTCTTCTGAGGAGGATCAAGAAGGTAGCGGAGGAGAGACAGAGCTCCCTGAAGTTGATGTACATGGTGTAGACCAAGAGCTCAAGCACCATCTCCTGAAGAAATACAGTGGCTATCTAAGCTCGCTCAAGCAAGAACtgtcaaagaagaagaagaaagggaagCTCCCTAAGGAGGCTCGCCAGCAGCTCCTTAGCTGGTGGGATCTGCACTACAAATGGCCTTACCCCTCG GAGACTCAGAAGGTGGCATTGGCCGAGTCTACCGGGCTTGACCTGAAGCAGATCAACAACTGGTTCATCAACCAGCGGAAGCGGCACTGGAAGCCGTCTGAGGAAATGCACCACCTGATGATGGACGGGTACCACACGACCAACGCCTTCTACATGGACGGCCATTTCATCAATGATGGCGGGCTCTACCGGCTTGGCTAG